The Syntrophorhabdaceae bacterium genome has a window encoding:
- the acsC gene encoding acetyl-CoA decarbonylase/synthase complex subunit gamma, which produces MALTGIQILKLLPKTNCGECKFPTCLAFAMALAAGKTELDLCPHVTAEAKGQLSDASAPPIRQLSIGVDDYGVRIGGETVLFRHEKTFFNKPGIAILITDAMDEGEVERRLTALEYFQYERVGVTMKPEMAAIKFTGNRDRFMAIVKAALVRPCAIILMCGEAPVMKEALDIARDRKPLIYGATPDNYEVFGSLAKEYGLPLAVVGSGLDEVATLTGKLTAMGLKDFVIDTSTRGIRDSFTDQVAIRRAALLAKFKPLGFSTITFPCEMTDDPMKETLIASLFVAKYAGIIVLGDITGETIFPLLLQRLNIYTDPQRPMTTKEGIYPINNPDENSPVLVTCNFSLTYFIVSGEIENSRVPSWLCIMDTEGLSVMTAWAAGKFVGDLVGSFVKKSGVEDRVKHRSLIIPGYAAAILGDLEEELEGWKIMIGPREAAHLPGYLKTWTMG; this is translated from the coding sequence ATGGCGTTAACGGGGATTCAGATATTGAAACTTCTTCCCAAGACCAATTGCGGGGAGTGTAAGTTTCCCACGTGCCTTGCCTTTGCAATGGCGCTGGCCGCGGGAAAAACGGAGCTTGACCTGTGCCCGCACGTCACTGCCGAGGCGAAGGGCCAGCTTTCCGACGCAAGCGCACCGCCCATCAGGCAGTTGTCCATCGGCGTCGATGATTACGGCGTCAGGATCGGCGGGGAGACGGTGCTTTTCCGTCATGAGAAGACCTTTTTCAACAAGCCCGGTATCGCCATCCTGATTACTGACGCGATGGATGAGGGTGAGGTGGAGCGGCGCCTCACTGCGCTTGAATATTTCCAGTATGAACGTGTCGGGGTGACAATGAAGCCCGAGATGGCCGCCATAAAGTTCACCGGGAACAGAGACAGGTTCATGGCCATCGTGAAGGCAGCCCTTGTGAGGCCTTGCGCCATCATCCTCATGTGCGGCGAGGCGCCGGTTATGAAGGAAGCTCTGGATATTGCGAGGGACAGGAAGCCCCTAATCTACGGGGCGACACCGGATAATTACGAGGTCTTCGGTTCCCTCGCGAAGGAATACGGGCTGCCCCTCGCGGTTGTCGGCAGCGGGTTGGATGAAGTGGCGACCCTCACCGGGAAACTGACGGCCATGGGACTCAAGGACTTTGTCATCGATACGTCCACACGGGGCATAAGGGATTCCTTTACGGACCAGGTGGCCATCAGGAGGGCCGCGCTCCTTGCCAAGTTCAAACCCCTCGGTTTTTCCACGATCACCTTTCCCTGCGAGATGACGGACGATCCCATGAAGGAGACCCTTATCGCATCGCTCTTCGTCGCGAAATATGCGGGCATCATCGTTCTTGGCGATATCACCGGTGAGACCATATTCCCCCTTCTCCTTCAGAGGCTGAACATATATACCGATCCTCAGCGCCCGATGACGACGAAGGAAGGCATCTACCCCATCAACAATCCCGATGAGAACTCGCCGGTACTTGTAACGTGCAATTTCTCCCTCACCTATTTCATAGTCAGCGGCGAGATCGAGAATTCCCGCGTGCCGAGCTGGCTTTGCATCATGGACACCGAAGGGCTCTCCGTGATGACGGCCTGGGCGGCCGGCAAATTCGTCGGCGACCTCGTGGGGTCCTTCGTCAAGAAGTCCGGCGTGGAGGACAGGGTGAAGCACCGCAGTCTCATCATTCCCGGCTACGCCGCCGCCATACTTGGCGATCTCGAAGAGGAACTGGAAGGCTGGAAGATAATGATAGGCCCCCGTGAAGCCGCGCATTTACCGGGGTATTTGAAAACGTGGACGATGGGATAA
- a CDS encoding dihydropteroate synthase has translation MFLIGENLNVMSKKLGEAFQNRDAGPIQRMAEAETQAGMDMIDLNIGPARKTGPDFMEWLVAVVQEVTDLPLSLDTSNIEAIEAGLRIARTRPLINSISARPERMEALMPVAKRYNAPFIGLTLSAEGIPRDANERGLCAAEILAAAASHGISEEDIWIDPIILPVNTQQLQIQGCTEFVMMLPDIAPSSKSTCGLSNVSNGVPAHLRGIMNRTYLVMLKRYGMYAAIVDAFDTELIAIAHGEAPQVEALIHLVMDGEEVDHSSLSKEESDYARTTRVLMGQTLYSDSWLEI, from the coding sequence ATGTTTCTGATAGGCGAGAACTTAAACGTTATGTCCAAGAAGCTTGGCGAAGCGTTCCAGAACCGGGATGCCGGACCTATTCAGAGGATGGCCGAGGCGGAAACTCAAGCCGGGATGGATATGATCGATCTCAATATCGGGCCCGCGCGGAAGACCGGTCCCGATTTCATGGAATGGCTTGTCGCCGTCGTGCAGGAGGTGACGGACCTTCCGCTTTCCCTCGACACGTCCAACATAGAGGCTATAGAGGCCGGTCTGAGGATTGCGAGGACGAGACCGCTCATCAATTCCATCTCAGCGAGACCGGAAAGGATGGAGGCCCTCATGCCCGTGGCGAAGAGGTACAATGCACCTTTCATCGGCCTGACCCTCAGTGCCGAGGGGATTCCCCGTGATGCGAACGAACGGGGACTCTGCGCCGCCGAGATCCTGGCGGCGGCCGCGAGCCATGGCATATCCGAAGAGGATATCTGGATAGACCCCATCATCCTGCCCGTGAACACCCAGCAGCTCCAGATCCAGGGGTGCACCGAATTCGTCATGATGCTCCCGGATATTGCGCCGTCGTCGAAATCCACCTGCGGCCTGTCGAACGTGTCCAATGGTGTGCCGGCACACTTGAGGGGCATCATGAACAGGACATACCTCGTCATGCTTAAACGCTACGGTATGTATGCTGCCATTGTCGACGCCTTCGACACCGAGCTTATCGCCATCGCTCACGGAGAGGCGCCCCAGGTGGAAGCCCTCATCCACCTCGTCATGGATGGCGAGGAAGTGGACCATTCGAGTCTTTCGAAGGAAGAGAGCGACTATGCCAGGACAACCCGGGTGCTCATGGGGCAGACGCTCTATTCCGATTCGTGGCTGGAAATATAG
- a CDS encoding DUF3300 domain-containing protein, with protein sequence MMNRVFARTLIWMLVLSLVVPAGVFAQGTGTSKPVFKQEELEQILAPIALYSDDLIAQILMASTYPLEVVEATRWVKANPNLKGNQLTSALEKQRWDPSVKSLVNFPSVLTMMNEKLDWTQKLGDVFLAQQKDVMNTVQKLRAKAQASGNLKTTKEQKVVVQEQSIVIVPADPQVIYVPTYNPTVVYGAWPYPAYPPYYYYPPGYTAGVAAFSFAAGVAVGAAWGYAWGGCNWNHGDVNVNVNKNVNVNNQINRNNYANRISTNPGGHGEWKHDPDHRKGVAYRDQATGAKYGQAPRSGADARKDFRGYSPDAKGMQPQAGGRSGRDAMGQGRSPSAGSRPETPKYDRSAMERQGSGNAFEGMDRGGAQTRMESERGRSSHESMSGLRSGGARESGAGASRGRRR encoded by the coding sequence ATGATGAATAGAGTTTTTGCACGAACGTTGATATGGATGCTCGTATTGTCCCTTGTCGTTCCCGCAGGGGTGTTCGCCCAGGGTACGGGGACGTCGAAGCCCGTGTTCAAGCAGGAGGAACTGGAGCAGATACTGGCGCCGATCGCCCTTTATTCCGACGATCTTATCGCGCAGATACTGATGGCGTCGACATATCCTCTTGAGGTGGTGGAGGCAACGAGGTGGGTGAAAGCGAACCCCAATCTCAAGGGAAATCAATTGACATCTGCCCTGGAGAAACAGAGATGGGACCCAAGCGTTAAATCCCTTGTGAACTTCCCTTCGGTGCTGACCATGATGAACGAGAAGCTTGACTGGACTCAAAAACTGGGAGATGTCTTCCTCGCCCAGCAGAAGGATGTCATGAACACTGTCCAGAAGCTGAGGGCAAAGGCCCAGGCTTCGGGGAACCTGAAGACGACGAAAGAACAGAAGGTGGTCGTGCAGGAGCAGTCAATCGTGATAGTGCCGGCAGACCCGCAGGTGATCTATGTGCCCACCTATAACCCGACGGTTGTTTACGGGGCGTGGCCCTATCCCGCCTATCCTCCTTACTATTACTATCCGCCGGGATACACGGCGGGGGTGGCGGCATTCTCCTTTGCCGCAGGCGTGGCCGTGGGCGCGGCCTGGGGTTACGCATGGGGAGGATGCAACTGGAACCATGGTGACGTGAACGTGAACGTGAACAAGAACGTCAATGTCAATAACCAGATCAACAGAAACAACTACGCGAACAGGATATCGACGAACCCCGGCGGCCACGGTGAATGGAAGCACGACCCCGATCACAGAAAGGGTGTTGCCTACCGGGACCAGGCAACAGGCGCAAAATATGGGCAGGCCCCGAGGTCCGGCGCCGATGCGAGAAAGGATTTCAGGGGCTATTCGCCTGATGCGAAGGGCATGCAGCCGCAGGCCGGCGGCCGCTCAGGAAGGGATGCCATGGGACAGGGAAGGTCACCATCAGCGGGCTCCCGGCCCGAGACCCCAAAATATGACCGCAGCGCCATGGAACGACAGGGGAGCGGCAATGCCTTTGAAGGGATGGATCGCGGCGGCGCGCAAACGAGGATGGAAAGTGAACGGGGCCGCTCCAGTCATGAGAGTATGTCCGGTCTTCGTTCCGGAGGGGCAAGGGAATCAGGGGCCGGAGCCAGCCGCGGCCGTCGCCGTTAG
- a CDS encoding DUF2950 domain-containing protein: MNRTEIISMRRLGRALGIAVLFAVFLAGAEAFAAPAKPVKQLTFASADEAVRILADAARAKDTKAMLALFGPEGKGVVISRDEAVNTDLFDRFVKAYQEKSRIEMSTDKKAFLYVGNNEWPFPVPLVRKGDRWSFDTKDGKTEILRRRIGRNELNAVQACLAYVDAQKDYARMVGQKDGMTEYARKFMSDPGTRNGLYWETREGEEPSPMGLFMARARKEGYTPKQATGKPVPYHGYFYRILSAQGKNAPGGAYDYVVKARMIGGFALVAHPARYGMTGVMTFIVNQDGVVYEKDLGRNTGRAAGSIKAFDPDNSWKRVQ; this comes from the coding sequence ATGAATAGAACAGAAATCATATCCATGCGAAGACTCGGCCGGGCGCTTGGCATCGCTGTCCTGTTTGCCGTCTTTCTGGCGGGAGCGGAAGCATTTGCCGCTCCGGCGAAACCGGTAAAGCAGTTGACCTTCGCTTCCGCCGACGAGGCGGTAAGGATACTTGCCGATGCCGCGAGGGCGAAGGATACGAAGGCGATGCTCGCGCTCTTCGGGCCGGAGGGAAAGGGTGTTGTCATCTCTCGCGATGAGGCTGTCAACACGGACCTCTTTGACCGCTTTGTCAAGGCCTACCAGGAAAAGAGCAGGATCGAGATGTCAACGGACAAGAAGGCGTTCCTCTACGTCGGCAACAACGAATGGCCCTTCCCCGTCCCCCTGGTCAGGAAAGGCGACAGGTGGTCTTTCGATACAAAGGACGGCAAGACCGAGATACTCCGCAGGAGGATAGGCAGGAACGAGCTCAATGCTGTTCAGGCGTGCCTTGCCTACGTCGATGCCCAAAAGGACTATGCGAGGATGGTCGGCCAGAAGGACGGCATGACGGAATACGCCCGCAAGTTCATGAGCGATCCGGGAACACGCAACGGGCTCTACTGGGAAACCAGGGAGGGCGAGGAGCCGAGCCCCATGGGCCTTTTCATGGCAAGGGCAAGGAAGGAAGGCTACACGCCAAAGCAGGCAACGGGCAAGCCCGTTCCCTACCATGGTTATTTCTACAGGATACTCAGCGCCCAGGGCAAGAATGCCCCCGGCGGTGCATATGACTATGTCGTGAAGGCCAGGATGATCGGCGGATTTGCCCTCGTCGCCCATCCGGCCCGGTACGGTATGACGGGAGTGATGACCTTCATCGTAAATCAGGATGGTGTTGTCTACGAGAAGGATCTTGGCAGAAATACGGGGAGAGCGGCGGGTTCCATAAAGGCCTTCGATCCCGACAATTCCTGGAAGAGGGTGCAATAG
- a CDS encoding aldo/keto reductase has translation MKQVKLNNADDEISAIILGTWAIGGSHWGPYDEANAMRAIESAIDNGINAIDTAPVYGDGHAESLVGKAIRDIRDKIFLATKCGLDIYNRTYEHNLSASYIDKDLHGSLKRLNTDYIDLYQCHWPDPRIPMEETMSALMRFREQGKIRHIGVSNFSGPQLQEALRHAPIFSLQPHYSLLERGAEKDLLPICVDNNINVFSYGSLGAGMLTGKYRVCPQFKKGDARSFFYRHFKAKYWQKVRHLVDEVEAMAQRKSATAAAVALSWLLGQPGVKSVIVGARSAAQVVENISGVPVDLTEEDLRLLDASSREVYTS, from the coding sequence ATGAAGCAGGTGAAATTGAACAACGCGGACGATGAAATATCGGCCATCATCCTGGGGACCTGGGCCATAGGCGGCAGCCACTGGGGGCCCTACGATGAGGCGAACGCCATGAGGGCCATAGAAAGCGCCATCGATAATGGAATTAATGCCATCGACACCGCCCCGGTATACGGAGACGGCCATGCGGAGTCACTCGTCGGCAAAGCGATCCGGGACATTCGGGACAAGATCTTCCTTGCGACGAAGTGCGGTCTCGACATATACAACCGCACCTATGAGCACAATCTCTCCGCTTCGTATATCGACAAGGACCTCCACGGGTCTCTGAAGCGTCTCAATACAGACTACATCGATCTGTACCAGTGTCACTGGCCGGATCCCCGAATCCCCATGGAAGAAACAATGTCCGCTCTCATGCGGTTCAGGGAGCAGGGGAAGATCCGTCACATCGGGGTGTCCAATTTCAGCGGACCACAACTCCAGGAGGCCCTGAGGCACGCACCGATCTTTTCCCTGCAGCCGCATTATTCTCTCCTGGAGAGGGGGGCAGAGAAGGACCTGCTCCCCATCTGCGTCGATAATAATATCAATGTGTTTTCCTATGGGTCCCTGGGTGCCGGAATGCTGACAGGGAAGTACCGCGTTTGCCCCCAATTCAAAAAGGGTGACGCCCGGTCATTCTTTTACCGCCATTTCAAGGCGAAATACTGGCAAAAGGTGCGCCACCTTGTTGACGAGGTGGAGGCAATGGCACAGCGCAAGTCCGCAACGGCGGCCGCCGTGGCGCTTTCGTGGCTCCTCGGGCAACCGGGGGTAAAGTCCGTGATCGTCGGTGCCCGTTCAGCCGCACAGGTCGTCGAGAACATATCCGGTGTACCCGTCGATCTGACAGAAGAGGATTTGCGGTTGCTCGATGCATCTTCCCGGGAGGTTTACACATCTTAA
- a CDS encoding DtxR family transcriptional regulator — protein MTATETLTASLEDYLEAIFHIITDKHAVKPRDIARRLKVSYASVTGALRSLAEKKLINYSPYDLITLTEQGEVAAKDVVRRHEVLHDFFVEVLAVPDADADTAACLMEHSIPKDIVERFVRFVEFVETCPRGGQKWIKGFGYQCDQTDAQQNCEKCVSACLEEVRQRARQGGTKVMVSSRLKDLKPGQKCKVVKVRGRGEAGRRILEMGVTPGSVIEVERIAPLGDPIDVKVKGYHLSLRKNEAEGIDVELI, from the coding sequence ATGACAGCAACGGAAACTCTGACAGCAAGCCTTGAAGATTACCTGGAGGCTATATTCCACATCATTACCGATAAGCATGCGGTGAAGCCGCGAGATATTGCGCGGCGGCTCAAGGTGAGCTATGCGTCCGTGACGGGTGCGCTTCGCTCGCTGGCAGAAAAGAAGCTGATCAATTACTCGCCCTATGATCTCATAACCCTCACGGAACAGGGAGAAGTGGCGGCCAAGGACGTTGTCAGGAGACACGAGGTGCTCCATGATTTTTTTGTTGAGGTGCTTGCGGTTCCTGATGCGGACGCGGACACGGCGGCATGCCTTATGGAACATTCCATTCCGAAGGACATAGTGGAGAGGTTCGTGAGGTTCGTGGAGTTCGTGGAGACCTGTCCCCGTGGCGGACAGAAGTGGATAAAAGGCTTCGGGTATCAGTGTGACCAAACGGATGCTCAGCAAAACTGTGAGAAATGCGTCTCTGCATGCCTTGAAGAGGTGAGGCAACGTGCCAGGCAAGGAGGTACAAAAGTAATGGTATCGTCACGGTTGAAAGATTTAAAGCCCGGTCAGAAATGCAAGGTCGTGAAGGTTCGCGGACGGGGTGAGGCGGGTAGAAGGATACTGGAGATGGGTGTTACCCCTGGTTCAGTTATCGAGGTGGAACGTATAGCGCCATTGGGCGATCCGATTGACGTGAAGGTCAAGGGTTATCACCTGTCGCTGAGAAAGAATGAAGCAGAAGGGATAGACGTTGAGCTTATCTGA
- a CDS encoding FeoA family protein produces the protein MPLSGVEAGKRVYIVAVIAGQGLQGRLAAMGLVPGVPVDVIVNSTHGPFIVAVKGSRVILGQGMAGRIIVV, from the coding sequence ATGCCGCTCAGTGGTGTTGAAGCCGGGAAAAGGGTGTATATAGTCGCCGTGATCGCCGGACAGGGCCTTCAAGGGAGGCTGGCGGCAATGGGGTTGGTGCCGGGAGTCCCGGTGGACGTGATAGTAAACTCAACGCATGGACCGTTCATAGTCGCCGTCAAAGGCAGCCGCGTTATACTGGGTCAGGGAATGGCCGGAAGAATAATCGTTGTATAA
- the feoB gene encoding ferrous iron transport protein B, with protein sequence MKSKIVVALTGNPNSGKTTIFNSLTGARQHVGNYPGVTVERKEGYRQHDDHEIMFVDLPGTYSLTAYSAEELVARNFIIDEKPDVVVDIIDSSNLERNLYLAVQLMETRAPLVLAFNMSDEARVRGYEFDLEKFSQFFNAPVVRTVGHKGDGVDELMDKIVSIASSANNSRDTYDVNYGDEVEEEISKIKLLLRSNPSLTEKYGARWLAVKLLENDRDVREKVASEEVDAQLARSSTHVEKILGEPPETTIASRRYGFISGACQEAVHSSIEVVHTVSDKIDAVITNRVLGLPIFLGFMYLVFYLTFTLGDPPMGWIESSFGWMGARVGALWPEGSESLLRSLLVDGIIGGVGGVIVFLPNILLLFFAIAILEDSGYMARAAFIMDRLMHGIGLHGKSFIPMLIGFGCSVPAIMATRMLENRRDRLVTMLVVPLMSCGARLPIYALIIPAFFPQAWNAPMLWIIYVIGMLLAVVSAKILRSTIFKGESVPFVMELPPYRMPTLRGVMTHMWQRGWLYLKKAGTIILGISIVLWALTTFPGLPEDEAGRFEKEKQAVEATATDEETKKEKIASIENTITESSLRHSITGRIGHGMERILRPMGFDWKIGTALIGAFAAKEVFVAQMGIVHSVGKGADEGSSALRDKLRANYTPLVAFCIMLFCLVSAPCMATIAVTRRESNSWRWALFQLAGLTVMAWILTVIVFQAGRLLGIGM encoded by the coding sequence ATGAAATCAAAAATCGTTGTGGCCCTCACCGGGAACCCCAATTCCGGGAAAACCACCATATTCAACAGTCTGACCGGTGCCAGGCAGCATGTCGGGAACTATCCCGGCGTAACCGTGGAGAGAAAAGAAGGCTATCGGCAACATGATGATCATGAGATCATGTTCGTCGACCTTCCGGGTACGTACAGCCTTACGGCGTATTCCGCCGAGGAACTGGTAGCCAGAAACTTTATTATTGATGAGAAACCTGATGTGGTGGTGGACATCATCGATTCGTCAAATCTGGAGAGGAACCTTTACCTTGCTGTTCAGCTCATGGAAACAAGGGCGCCGCTCGTGCTTGCCTTCAACATGAGCGATGAGGCCCGTGTGCGGGGATATGAATTCGATCTTGAAAAGTTTTCGCAGTTTTTCAATGCGCCGGTAGTGAGGACCGTGGGACACAAAGGCGACGGCGTGGATGAATTGATGGATAAGATCGTTTCCATCGCATCAAGCGCAAACAATTCTCGGGACACGTATGACGTGAATTACGGAGACGAAGTCGAGGAAGAGATTAGCAAGATCAAGCTTTTGCTCAGGAGTAATCCTTCCCTGACAGAGAAATATGGTGCACGCTGGTTGGCTGTAAAGCTTCTTGAAAATGACAGGGATGTCAGGGAAAAGGTTGCTTCCGAAGAAGTCGATGCTCAGTTGGCGAGAAGTTCCACCCATGTGGAAAAGATTCTGGGCGAACCCCCGGAGACCACTATTGCCAGCCGAAGATACGGATTCATCTCCGGTGCTTGCCAGGAGGCCGTGCATTCCAGCATTGAAGTGGTCCATACCGTTTCGGACAAGATAGATGCCGTCATCACCAACCGGGTTCTTGGTCTGCCCATCTTTCTCGGTTTCATGTACCTTGTTTTTTACCTGACGTTTACCCTGGGAGATCCGCCCATGGGCTGGATCGAGAGCTCTTTTGGATGGATGGGAGCACGCGTCGGTGCTCTGTGGCCGGAAGGTTCGGAAAGCCTGCTGAGATCGCTGTTGGTCGACGGTATCATCGGAGGCGTTGGCGGCGTTATCGTCTTTCTGCCGAATATTCTCCTTCTGTTCTTTGCCATAGCAATCCTGGAGGACTCCGGCTACATGGCACGGGCGGCATTCATCATGGACCGCCTGATGCACGGGATAGGGCTTCACGGCAAGAGCTTCATCCCCATGCTCATCGGTTTCGGCTGTTCCGTTCCGGCGATCATGGCCACACGGATGCTGGAGAACAGGCGGGACAGATTGGTAACGATGCTCGTGGTCCCGTTGATGAGCTGCGGAGCGAGGCTTCCGATCTACGCGCTCATAATCCCCGCGTTCTTTCCACAGGCATGGAACGCCCCGATGCTTTGGATCATATATGTCATAGGGATGCTTCTTGCCGTTGTGAGCGCGAAAATCCTTCGCAGCACCATCTTCAAGGGCGAGTCCGTACCTTTCGTGATGGAACTTCCCCCGTACCGGATGCCGACTCTAAGGGGCGTCATGACCCATATGTGGCAGCGAGGCTGGCTTTACCTGAAGAAGGCCGGGACGATCATTCTCGGCATCTCCATAGTCCTGTGGGCGTTGACAACATTTCCGGGACTGCCGGAGGACGAGGCAGGGCGGTTTGAGAAAGAGAAGCAGGCGGTGGAGGCGACCGCAACGGACGAGGAGACGAAGAAAGAGAAGATCGCGTCCATCGAAAACACGATAACGGAGTCGTCTCTTCGCCACAGCATTACAGGAAGGATCGGCCATGGTATGGAGCGCATCCTTCGGCCCATGGGATTTGACTGGAAGATCGGTACGGCCCTGATCGGGGCATTTGCCGCCAAGGAAGTGTTTGTGGCCCAGATGGGCATAGTCCACAGCGTCGGCAAGGGGGCAGACGAAGGGTCTTCGGCGCTTCGGGATAAATTGCGCGCGAACTACACGCCGCTCGTCGCGTTTTGCATCATGCTCTTCTGCCTCGTGAGCGCTCCCTGCATGGCTACGATCGCGGTGACGCGCAGGGAGAGCAATTCCTGGAGATGGGCACTTTTCCAGCTCGCGGGGCTTACGGTGATGGCGTGGATACTGACGGTGATCGTATTCCAGGCGGGCCGATTGCTTGGTATCGGTATGTGA